One stretch of Candidatus Bathyarchaeia archaeon DNA includes these proteins:
- a CDS encoding radical SAM protein codes for MLNLPAKIKEMTVWVTGECNLSCKYCFVYKLNQNPPHGKMTMQTADQLIRFCTQNLDPNGALWFFGAEPFCNFDTLKYIVEKSHTDGHKWNFGVTTNCTLVTEDIALWMKKYNFGATVSIDGSKNSHDTNRVYPNGKGSWEDAWRGFLLLKKHFTNTPQLRWTVTPSTVKGLADAIKSFVEEFNLTSLAVDMVYEAEWAPQDLANLRQELEIFRGYYKNWMERGVPVFSMWVRDANAAITQTRRVWDSRCGLGQGGISVDYDGSIYPCHRFVDSHEIKIGDIYSGFAQSRLDWIKHWQNIAPYCEVPTKCLSCNYKNNCIGGCIAQNYDVFGLPHVNPETFCTIKQLITDVFSELCKSMQTNKTFQKLYAKPPFEQKPKLPQTSTNSTQLAQKN; via the coding sequence ATGCTTAATCTGCCTGCTAAAATCAAAGAAATGACCGTTTGGGTCACCGGCGAATGCAACCTCAGCTGCAAATACTGCTTCGTCTATAAACTCAACCAAAACCCGCCACACGGAAAAATGACCATGCAAACTGCAGATCAACTCATACGTTTCTGCACCCAAAACCTAGACCCAAACGGCGCCCTTTGGTTCTTCGGCGCAGAACCATTCTGCAACTTCGACACCCTCAAGTACATAGTTGAAAAAAGCCACACAGACGGACACAAATGGAACTTTGGAGTAACCACCAACTGCACCTTAGTAACCGAAGACATAGCCTTGTGGATGAAGAAATACAACTTCGGCGCAACCGTCTCCATTGATGGATCAAAAAACAGCCACGACACCAACCGAGTCTACCCCAACGGGAAAGGCAGCTGGGAAGACGCGTGGCGCGGCTTCTTGCTACTAAAGAAACATTTCACAAACACGCCGCAACTGCGGTGGACCGTAACCCCGTCCACCGTGAAGGGACTAGCAGACGCCATCAAGTCTTTCGTTGAAGAATTTAACCTCACAAGCCTTGCCGTGGACATGGTCTACGAAGCGGAGTGGGCACCTCAAGACTTGGCAAACCTCAGACAGGAACTAGAAATCTTTCGCGGATACTACAAAAATTGGATGGAACGGGGGGTTCCAGTGTTTAGCATGTGGGTTCGAGACGCAAACGCCGCAATCACCCAAACAAGAAGGGTCTGGGATTCACGGTGCGGATTAGGACAAGGCGGAATATCAGTTGACTACGACGGCTCAATTTACCCCTGCCATAGATTCGTCGACTCACATGAAATAAAGATAGGCGACATATACAGCGGCTTTGCACAAAGTCGCTTAGACTGGATTAAACATTGGCAAAATATAGCACCCTACTGTGAGGTCCCCACGAAATGCTTAAGTTGTAACTACAAAAACAACTGTATAGGCGGATGTATAGCCCAAAACTACGACGTCTTCGGTTTGCCACATGTTAACCCCGAAACTTTCTGCACAATTAAACAACTGATAACAGACGTTTTCAGTGAACTATGCAAATCTATGCAAACCAACAAAACCTTCCAGAAACTATACGCAAAACCTCCTTTCGAGCAAAAACCAAAACTGCCTCAAACATCCACAAACTCAACACAGCTTGCGCAAAAGAATTGA
- a CDS encoding zinc metalloprotease HtpX: MAKLSDLKFAMGASILAATFIFGAFLIGVIFLIQYYYTGFDVVTGLLFAVGGTAIFVLFEYAIGPTIVSATTHLHFLKPGENPWLENMVKDLVAKSGIPMPKLATVPNNTPNAFTYGRSQSSAVLAVHEGLLRQLNEDEIRGVIAHELGHIKHKDYIVMTVLSALPMLAYWISQVTLTASWFGGGSRRGNKDQNNTGAILVAIGIISFVVYIVSFLAVMRLSRLREHYADSYSAYLTKKPHSLQSALSKISYGLSIAPKVPTDARSFYIEDPTQAKREVAQIMSNKSQYDLDNDGVLDEHELEHAMEREAKSTWAQMNSLFATHPPTFKRILLLREIENEMNTGKYSDDRMYAHV, translated from the coding sequence ATGGCTAAGTTGTCCGACCTTAAATTCGCGATGGGCGCCAGCATACTTGCAGCCACCTTCATATTTGGCGCCTTCCTCATCGGCGTCATATTCCTCATCCAATACTACTACACAGGTTTTGATGTTGTGACTGGGCTGCTTTTCGCCGTCGGCGGCACCGCCATTTTTGTCCTCTTCGAATACGCGATTGGCCCCACCATCGTTAGCGCCACTACCCATCTGCATTTTCTTAAGCCCGGCGAGAACCCCTGGCTGGAAAACATGGTCAAAGACTTGGTAGCCAAAAGCGGCATACCCATGCCCAAACTCGCCACCGTCCCCAACAACACACCCAACGCCTTCACGTACGGACGAAGCCAAAGCAGCGCCGTTTTAGCGGTGCATGAAGGGCTCCTGCGGCAGCTGAACGAGGACGAAATCCGTGGCGTTATCGCTCATGAATTGGGGCACATCAAACACAAAGACTACATCGTCATGACCGTGCTTTCCGCCTTGCCCATGCTGGCTTACTGGATATCCCAAGTCACACTCACTGCAAGCTGGTTTGGCGGCGGCTCCAGACGAGGAAACAAAGACCAAAACAACACCGGCGCCATCCTTGTAGCCATCGGCATTATTTCGTTTGTGGTTTACATTGTGTCGTTTTTGGCGGTTATGCGGCTAAGCAGGCTACGCGAGCACTACGCAGACTCCTACAGCGCTTACTTAACCAAAAAGCCCCACAGTCTGCAAAGTGCCTTATCCAAAATCAGCTACGGCTTATCCATCGCGCCTAAAGTTCCCACGGATGCACGCAGCTTCTACATTGAGGATCCCACACAGGCAAAACGGGAGGTTGCACAGATAATGTCTAACAAAAGCCAGTACGACTTGGACAACGACGGCGTCTTGGACGAACATGAACTGGAGCATGCCATGGAGCGGGAAGCTAAATCGACGTGGGCGCAGATGAATAGCTTGTTTGCGACGCATCCCCCCACGTTCAAGCGGATTTTGCTGCTGCGGGAAATCGAGAACGAAATGAACACGGGCAAGTACAGCGACGACCGCATGTACGCCCACGTCTAA
- a CDS encoding alkaline phosphatase family protein: MGAPTKPSLAEDFIYPRYERGCISNLPNAILNLFGVKTPKPQLPLREHVEKLGADKASKVVLLLLDGFGFDQFQRNQNNFSFLSNLSRNGSVFPLTSVFPSQTTNALATLNTGLMPQEHGLFEYFIYLKEAGQVVNTLSFEPVGSAYGSGAQTEFDPHLAFNGKTIHTTLKAEGIETFVHAYKYYAFSPCSQLLFDGSTVVPSWKTSDMVVNLRRNLQDTQGPAYFFVHFDTLDTIAHEYGPNSEQYAAELSAISYLLSKELVEKVDAQTAKETLILVTADHGEAAINPQDTLYLNNFPQVISNLKTEKKLPILPAGGPRDVFLHIQEEKLAQTKEFLTKELGKKAAIIETQEAIEQGLFGIGEAAEVFCERAGNLMVLPFANQTVWFEFSQGRKLELWGHHGGLSREEMVVPFGLAKLSSLK, translated from the coding sequence ATGGGCGCCCCCACAAAACCGTCGCTTGCAGAAGATTTTATTTATCCACGCTACGAGCGGGGCTGCATTTCAAACCTGCCAAACGCAATCCTTAACCTGTTTGGCGTCAAAACTCCTAAGCCACAATTGCCCCTCCGAGAGCATGTCGAAAAACTTGGTGCCGACAAAGCAAGCAAAGTGGTGCTCCTGCTTCTGGACGGATTTGGGTTTGACCAGTTTCAGCGAAACCAAAACAACTTCAGTTTCCTCTCAAATTTATCCCGCAACGGCTCTGTTTTCCCTTTGACAAGTGTTTTTCCTTCGCAAACAACCAACGCTTTGGCAACTTTGAATACGGGTTTGATGCCTCAAGAGCACGGGCTGTTTGAATACTTCATTTACCTTAAAGAGGCTGGGCAAGTTGTCAATACCTTATCGTTTGAACCCGTAGGTTCCGCCTATGGTTCTGGTGCCCAAACAGAGTTTGACCCGCACCTTGCGTTCAACGGCAAAACCATCCACACCACACTCAAAGCGGAGGGCATAGAAACATTCGTCCACGCCTACAAGTACTACGCCTTCAGCCCTTGCTCTCAACTGCTCTTTGACGGCAGTACGGTGGTTCCCTCTTGGAAAACCTCCGACATGGTGGTCAATCTGCGACGCAACCTCCAAGACACTCAGGGACCCGCATACTTTTTTGTACATTTTGATACGCTTGACACCATCGCACACGAGTATGGACCTAACAGCGAGCAGTACGCCGCTGAATTATCCGCCATTAGCTACCTGCTCAGCAAAGAATTAGTCGAAAAAGTTGATGCACAAACCGCAAAAGAAACCCTGATTTTGGTTACTGCAGACCACGGCGAAGCAGCCATCAACCCCCAAGACACCCTCTACCTTAACAACTTTCCCCAAGTAATCAGTAACCTGAAAACAGAAAAAAAGCTGCCGATTTTGCCCGCGGGCGGTCCCCGAGACGTATTTCTGCACATCCAAGAAGAAAAACTCGCACAAACCAAGGAGTTTCTTACAAAGGAACTCGGCAAAAAAGCCGCAATCATCGAAACCCAAGAAGCAATTGAGCAAGGCTTATTTGGCATCGGCGAGGCGGCTGAGGTGTTTTGTGAGCGGGCAGGAAACTTGATGGTTTTGCCTTTTGCGAATCAGACGGTGTGGTTTGAGTTTTCGCAGGGGCGTAAACTGGAGCTTTGGGGTCACCATGGCGGGCTAAGCCGCGAAGAAATGGTGGTTCCTTTCGGGTTAGCTAAGCTTAGCAGCTTAAAGTAG
- a CDS encoding TFIIB-type zinc ribbon-containing protein: MPYCPECGGEMVYNISNKHFTCKSCGLTVTQQELMDLRERNRPPEETEDEIRQNRRKEYLKWYLSSKK; this comes from the coding sequence ATGCCTTATTGCCCTGAATGCGGCGGCGAAATGGTCTACAACATCTCAAACAAGCACTTCACGTGCAAAAGCTGCGGTTTAACGGTTACTCAGCAGGAACTGATGGATCTTCGAGAACGCAATCGTCCACCTGAAGAAACCGAAGATGAGATTCGTCAGAACCGCAGAAAAGAGTACTTGAAGTGGTACCTGAGCAGCAAGAAGTAG
- a CDS encoding molybdopterin-binding protein codes for MTVEMELVCVGNELLIGKVVNTNASWMGKRATSLGVAVKRITVVADVIDEMSAAFQEVLARKPNFLVVTGGLGPTFDDKTLEGLAKALNRKLTLNTEALAMVQAKYLEYTKTRNIPQGNLTPAQAKMATLPQGSTPVVNPVGTAPGVRIDVDGSVLFSLPGVPREMEAIFEASIAPLLRQAAGDVGFFELSIYADGIMESVLAPLIDEVMHDNPLVYIKSHPKARESKPHMELHLSTSGKPSDNPSQWLAKAAVELSALIAKVGGTVTRLESQGIV; via the coding sequence ATGACGGTTGAAATGGAGCTTGTTTGTGTCGGCAACGAACTGCTTATCGGAAAAGTCGTAAACACCAACGCCAGCTGGATGGGTAAACGCGCCACTTCCTTGGGCGTGGCGGTGAAACGAATAACCGTGGTTGCGGACGTCATTGACGAAATGTCGGCGGCGTTTCAAGAGGTTTTGGCACGCAAACCTAACTTCTTGGTAGTCACGGGCGGTTTGGGGCCAACATTTGACGACAAAACCTTAGAAGGCTTAGCCAAAGCGTTAAACCGAAAACTCACCTTGAACACGGAAGCTCTTGCTATGGTTCAGGCAAAGTACCTTGAATACACCAAAACCCGCAACATACCCCAAGGCAACCTGACTCCTGCTCAAGCTAAAATGGCAACCCTGCCCCAAGGCTCCACACCTGTTGTGAATCCAGTTGGAACAGCACCTGGCGTCCGCATCGATGTTGATGGCTCCGTTTTGTTTTCGCTGCCTGGTGTGCCGCGGGAGATGGAGGCAATTTTTGAGGCTTCAATTGCGCCTTTGCTGCGGCAAGCTGCGGGGGATGTGGGCTTCTTTGAACTTAGCATATACGCTGATGGCATTATGGAGTCTGTGTTGGCTCCTTTGATTGATGAAGTGATGCATGACAACCCGCTGGTTTACATAAAGTCGCATCCTAAAGCACGGGAAAGCAAACCTCACATGGAACTTCACTTATCAACGTCTGGGAAACCTTCGGATAACCCCTCGCAGTGGCTGGCTAAAGCTGCTGTTGAGCTTTCCGCTTTGATTGCCAAGGTAGGCGGCACCGTGACACGGTTAGAATCTCAAGGCATCGTTTAG
- the metK gene encoding methionine adenosyltransferase, which yields MKKDGRYLFTSESVGEGHPDKVSDQISDSILDAILAQDPKARVDAETLVMQGTVVVTGQITTKGYVNIPKIVRKTIKEIGLDNAKDGLDWETCGVLVSLTEQSPDISVGVTETEGHEQGAGDQGMVFGYATNETKELMPLPIILAHKLVKRLAECRHEKIIPCLRPDCKSQVTVDYLDGKPQCVTAVVIAAQNNGSECDAELKKDITEQVIKYVIPKELLRDDTKIIINGTGRFVIGGTLADSGLTGRKIIVDTYGGVGSHGGGCFSGKDPSKVDRSGCYMARYIAKNIVAAGLADQCEIQISYAIGVAQPISVLVNTFGTGKASDEKILETVHKTFDMRPKAIIDHLQLLRPIYRKTAVFGHFGRDDIEFPWEKTDKAEELKKALSN from the coding sequence ATGAAAAAAGACGGTAGATATCTCTTTACGTCTGAATCAGTCGGAGAAGGCCACCCAGACAAAGTTTCTGACCAAATCTCTGACAGCATCTTGGACGCAATTTTAGCTCAAGACCCCAAAGCCCGCGTTGACGCCGAAACCCTTGTCATGCAGGGAACCGTCGTCGTCACAGGCCAAATCACCACCAAAGGCTACGTTAACATCCCGAAAATCGTGCGCAAAACCATCAAAGAAATCGGGTTAGACAACGCTAAAGACGGCTTAGACTGGGAAACCTGCGGTGTACTGGTCTCCCTCACCGAGCAGTCCCCAGACATATCCGTGGGCGTCACCGAAACCGAAGGCCACGAACAAGGCGCAGGAGACCAAGGCATGGTCTTCGGCTACGCCACCAACGAAACCAAAGAACTCATGCCCCTGCCCATCATACTAGCTCATAAACTGGTGAAAAGACTAGCAGAATGCAGACACGAAAAAATCATTCCCTGCCTGCGCCCTGACTGCAAAAGCCAAGTCACCGTTGACTACCTTGACGGCAAACCTCAATGCGTAACCGCAGTGGTCATCGCAGCGCAGAATAACGGCTCAGAATGCGACGCCGAACTCAAAAAAGACATAACAGAACAAGTCATCAAATACGTTATTCCCAAAGAGTTGCTCCGCGACGACACGAAAATCATCATCAACGGCACGGGCCGCTTTGTCATAGGCGGAACCCTCGCCGACTCGGGACTTACGGGCAGAAAAATCATCGTTGACACTTATGGCGGCGTTGGCAGTCATGGCGGGGGATGCTTTAGCGGAAAAGACCCCTCCAAAGTTGACCGCAGCGGATGCTACATGGCAAGATACATAGCCAAAAACATTGTCGCCGCAGGTCTTGCGGATCAGTGTGAAATCCAAATCAGCTACGCCATCGGAGTTGCCCAGCCTATCAGCGTCTTGGTGAACACGTTTGGCACAGGTAAAGCCAGTGACGAAAAAATTCTGGAAACAGTCCATAAAACTTTTGACATGCGTCCCAAAGCAATCATTGACCACCTGCAGTTGCTTAGGCCAATTTACCGCAAAACCGCTGTGTTTGGGCACTTCGGCAGAGACGACATTGAGTTCCCATGGGAGAAAACCGACAAAGCTGAAGAACTGAAAAAGGCACTTTCAAATTAG
- a CDS encoding aminopeptidase, which translates to MEFTYMDASTAAQNALQCVLQAKQGDRIVIFCDDTRAPIGEAFEAGALNLKLDTTLVLLETRPDVFRTEIPPQLQKYLTTERADIYINLFRGTHQETPFRIKLIHAETGDHHTRLGHCPGVTLDMLTQGALALTAEEHQNMQGFAKELMEKLTGAVKIEIATPAGTKLSLNVKDRPFYTDTALDWALMKWMNLPTGEVIVAPVEDSLEGKLVCDLAVGGIGPVESPVTIKVHAGKVEAVTCKNPDVLRQVQNALHIDDMAKVVGEFAFAINPKARFVQEFLEAEKMLGTVHIAFGANLDMPGGKNNSANHMDFMMAKPTVKVTLQDGSVVPVLVDGVFQSAAPVPEEPLPISSFYKVLDYVTIYKTDVWWEAVVVFEAYGRRQVGMYLWQKRGDTWKRKNKFGIRNLDEWGKIKNAVEQLFQKISVT; encoded by the coding sequence ATGGAGTTTACTTATATGGATGCCTCAACTGCTGCTCAAAACGCTCTTCAATGCGTGCTTCAAGCCAAACAGGGTGACCGCATAGTCATATTTTGCGACGACACCCGTGCTCCCATCGGGGAAGCCTTCGAAGCAGGCGCCCTCAACCTAAAGCTAGACACAACGCTCGTCCTGCTTGAAACCCGCCCCGACGTTTTCCGCACCGAAATTCCTCCGCAACTCCAAAAGTACCTCACCACGGAACGCGCCGACATCTACATCAACCTGTTCCGCGGCACCCACCAAGAAACCCCCTTCCGCATAAAGCTTATCCATGCCGAAACCGGCGACCACCACACCCGTTTAGGACACTGCCCCGGCGTCACGTTAGACATGCTGACCCAAGGTGCCCTCGCGTTGACAGCAGAGGAACACCAGAACATGCAGGGGTTCGCAAAGGAACTTATGGAGAAACTCACGGGCGCGGTCAAAATTGAAATCGCCACGCCCGCAGGAACCAAACTCAGCCTCAATGTCAAAGACCGCCCTTTCTACACTGACACGGCATTGGATTGGGCGCTTATGAAGTGGATGAATCTGCCCACGGGTGAAGTTATAGTGGCGCCAGTGGAGGACTCGCTGGAGGGTAAGCTGGTGTGTGATTTGGCAGTGGGCGGCATCGGACCCGTTGAGTCACCCGTAACCATTAAAGTGCACGCGGGAAAGGTGGAGGCGGTCACCTGCAAAAACCCCGATGTCCTACGCCAAGTGCAAAACGCGCTGCACATTGACGATATGGCAAAGGTGGTGGGTGAATTTGCGTTTGCCATTAACCCCAAAGCCCGTTTCGTCCAGGAGTTTCTTGAGGCGGAAAAGATGCTTGGCACGGTTCACATCGCGTTTGGCGCCAACTTGGACATGCCTGGCGGCAAAAACAACTCCGCCAACCACATGGATTTCATGATGGCTAAACCCACCGTGAAAGTCACCCTGCAAGATGGCTCTGTGGTTCCTGTGCTTGTGGATGGCGTGTTTCAATCCGCCGCGCCAGTACCGGAGGAGCCGTTGCCCATCAGTTCCTTCTACAAAGTCCTCGACTACGTCACTATATACAAGACGGATGTGTGGTGGGAAGCGGTTGTCGTGTTTGAGGCATACGGCAGACGCCAAGTCGGCATGTACCTGTGGCAAAAACGTGGCGACACTTGGAAACGTAAAAACAAGTTTGGCATCCGCAACCTTGACGAATGGGGCAAAATCAAAAACGCCGTCGAGCAACTCTTCCAAAAAATATCCGTCACATAA
- a CDS encoding DUF4443 domain-containing protein: MAMVTLEFKKYVESLASEKAPGPSTTFSMFHIYYALELMSQKPIGRNRLAQKLSVGEGAIRTIVNRLKDEQLIVTAKEGCRLTPKGVEVWQKFEELFPQRTEVEQTELTRSPFNYAILVKNSGHKIGSGIEQRDAAIMGGAKRALAIVSKEGHLIIDSVSGSVEKEFPEASAKILHNLTPEENDVIIIAGAENLVKAKRGAFAAAWVLIGEGSEKPR; the protein is encoded by the coding sequence ATGGCGATGGTAACCTTAGAGTTTAAGAAATATGTCGAAAGTTTAGCCAGCGAGAAAGCTCCTGGACCCTCAACCACGTTTAGCATGTTCCACATCTACTACGCCCTTGAGCTTATGTCACAAAAACCCATCGGACGCAACCGCCTCGCCCAAAAACTCAGCGTCGGCGAAGGCGCCATACGAACCATCGTAAACCGCCTCAAAGACGAACAACTCATAGTCACCGCCAAAGAAGGCTGTCGCCTTACCCCAAAAGGCGTCGAAGTGTGGCAGAAATTTGAAGAACTCTTTCCACAACGCACCGAAGTCGAACAGACAGAGCTTACACGTTCACCGTTTAACTACGCGATTTTGGTGAAAAACAGCGGGCACAAAATTGGGTCAGGCATCGAGCAGCGTGACGCCGCCATCATGGGCGGAGCCAAACGCGCCTTAGCCATCGTCTCCAAAGAGGGGCACCTGATTATTGACTCGGTTAGCGGCAGCGTCGAAAAAGAGTTTCCCGAAGCCTCCGCCAAAATTCTGCACAACCTAACACCCGAAGAAAACGACGTCATTATAATTGCTGGCGCTGAAAACTTGGTGAAGGCTAAACGGGGCGCGTTTGCGGCTGCTTGGGTCCTCATCGGCGAAGGCAGCGAAAAACCCCGTTAG
- a CDS encoding ATP/GTP-binding protein has product MPVVFVIGTAGSGKSLFTAALSDWLKMNKQDTATVNLDPGALKLPYSPDVDVRNYVDATDIMEKYGLGPNGAAIMAADLIADEIENLTRDIDEAHADMVIVDTPGQMELFAFRASGPYIVQELTTEPKALIYLFDAVFSANPFNYVSNMFLSAAVYNRFFQPQLHLLSKTDLLPKKDASNIVEWSGNPHALEDAILGKVEESKRVFSQNMMRAILQLGLQFHLTPISSKTNEGLIAVNTVLERILMQGEKYTT; this is encoded by the coding sequence GTGCCTGTTGTATTTGTCATCGGAACCGCCGGCAGCGGCAAAAGCCTCTTCACCGCCGCCCTAAGCGACTGGCTTAAAATGAACAAACAGGACACCGCCACAGTCAACTTAGACCCCGGCGCCCTGAAACTGCCCTACTCACCCGATGTGGATGTCCGCAATTACGTGGACGCCACCGACATCATGGAAAAATATGGGTTGGGACCCAACGGCGCCGCCATCATGGCTGCTGACCTCATCGCAGACGAAATTGAGAACCTCACCCGCGACATAGACGAAGCCCACGCCGACATGGTTATTGTCGACACGCCGGGGCAGATGGAGTTGTTTGCGTTTCGCGCCAGCGGCCCCTACATTGTGCAAGAGTTAACCACGGAGCCAAAAGCCCTAATTTACCTGTTTGACGCGGTTTTCAGCGCCAACCCCTTCAACTACGTCAGCAACATGTTCCTCTCCGCTGCCGTTTACAACCGTTTCTTCCAGCCACAACTGCACCTGCTTAGCAAGACAGATTTGCTTCCGAAAAAGGACGCCTCAAACATTGTGGAGTGGTCAGGCAACCCTCACGCCTTAGAAGACGCCATACTGGGTAAAGTGGAGGAAAGCAAACGGGTTTTTAGCCAAAACATGATGCGCGCCATCTTGCAGTTGGGTTTGCAGTTCCATTTGACGCCTATCTCCTCAAAAACTAACGAGGGCTTAATCGCCGTAAACACGGTGCTGGAACGCATCTTGATGCAGGGAGAAAAATACACAACCTAA
- the eif1A gene encoding translation initiation factor eIF-1A translates to MGKRKITHESKFNQMVLPTENDVLGIAVKMLGADRIMVKCQDGNERLCRIRGKLKRRVWIRDGDVVLVSPWDFQSDTRGDIFWRYRQNQVTWLRDRNYLTM, encoded by the coding sequence ATGGGAAAACGAAAAATTACGCATGAAAGCAAATTTAACCAGATGGTGTTGCCAACTGAAAATGATGTTCTAGGTATAGCGGTGAAGATGCTTGGCGCGGACCGAATCATGGTGAAATGCCAAGACGGAAACGAAAGGCTATGTCGAATTCGTGGTAAACTAAAGCGTCGTGTATGGATACGTGACGGCGACGTTGTTTTAGTTTCGCCGTGGGATTTTCAGTCGGACACTCGAGGCGACATTTTCTGGCGATACAGACAAAATCAGGTCACGTGGCTACGAGACCGCAATTACCTTACAATGTAA